In one window of Vulpes vulpes isolate BD-2025 chromosome 1, VulVul3, whole genome shotgun sequence DNA:
- the ZBED2 gene encoding zinc finger BED domain-containing protein 2 → MRREDEEEEGTRMKAKGDLEMKEEEVVSEKGELVGPFVSTMPTPMPHNKGTRFSEVWEYFHLAPVRAGHHPNQYATCRLCGRQVSRGPGVNVGTTALWKHLKSMHREELEKTGHGQVGQRKDPRPQGPQLPVGIEGDWARLLEQVGALALWASQREKEVLRRERAVEWRERAVERRERALEEVERAILEMKWKVRAEKEACQREQEQPAVAHPFHFV, encoded by the coding sequence ATGAGGCGGGAAGACGAGGAAGAGGAGGGAACCAGGATGAAGGCAAAGGGAGACCTAGAgatgaaggaggaagaggtggtCAGTGAGAAGGGAGAGCTGGTTGGCCCTTTCGTGAGCACCATGCCCACCCCTATGCCGCACAACAAGGGGACCCGGTTTTCCGAGGTGTGGGAGTATTTCCACCTGGCCCCCGTTCGCGCCGGCCACCACCCCAACCAATATGCCACCTGCCGCCTGTGTGGCAGGCAGGTGAGTCGTGGCCCTGGGGTTAACGTGGGCACCACAGCCTTGTGGAAACATCTGAAGAGCATGCATAGAGAGGAGCTGGAGAAGACTGGCCATGGGCAGGTGGGGCAGCGCAAGGACCCGAGGCCCCAGGGGCCACAGCTCCCCGTGGGTATTGAGGGCGACTGGGCCCGGCTCCTGGAGCAGGTGGGGGCCCTGGCTCTGTGGGCCagccagagggaaaaggaggtgCTTAGGAGGGAGAGGGCAGTGGAATGGCGGGAGAGGGCAGTGGAAAGGAGAGAGCGAGCCCTGGAGGAGGTAGAGAGGGCCATCCTGGAGATGAAGTGGAAGGTGAGGGCTGAGAAGGAAGCCTGTCAGAGGGAGCAAGAGCAGCCTGCCGTGGCTCATCCCTTCCATTTCGTTTAA